The Chitinimonas arctica region GCGCGCTCGACCATGTTGCCGGCTACGGCATGGGTCTCGATTTGACCGCGCGCGATCTGCAGACCGCCGCCAAGCAGGGGGGCTTGCCATGGACCTTGTCGAAAGGGTTCGATGGCTCGGCCTGTGTCTCGCATTTTGTGCCGGCATCGGCCTTGCCCAAGCCGGACGAATCCAGCTTCAGCCTGGAAGTAAATGGTGAGCTTCGGCAGCGGGGCGATTGCCGTTTGATGGTCTACGACATTCCTTTTCTGATCGAATACCTGTCCACTCGCTTCAGCCTGCAAGCTGGCGATCTGATCTATACCGGCACGCCGGCCGGTGTGGCGGCCTTGCGGTCGGGTGATTCGCTGCTGCTCAAGCTGGACGGGCTGATCGAAGCGCATTTCGACGTGGCTTGACGCATGCGCCGAAAACTACGCATACAAGCCGCCTCGCGGCTGCGGGAAGATGACGAGGAACGCCGTATCCTGGCGCCAGCCGAGCCCTTGCCGCTGGGCTACAAGTACTGCGCGGTGGTCGGCATCCTGCTGTTCTGGGGATTTTTTGCGGGCTGGATGGGGCCAGGGGGGCGGGACGGC contains the following coding sequences:
- a CDS encoding fumarylacetoacetate hydrolase family protein, which codes for MPSIFFNDGREIAVGNIFCIGRNYAAHAAELGNRVEPEPVVFLKPTSALLQVGQAIQLPDFSSDVHHEAELVLAIGRGGKRIDRASALDHVAGYGMGLDLTARDLQTAAKQGGLPWTLSKGFDGSACVSHFVPASALPKPDESSFSLEVNGELRQRGDCRLMVYDIPFLIEYLSTRFSLQAGDLIYTGTPAGVAALRSGDSLLLKLDGLIEAHFDVA